A DNA window from Halorubrum sp. DM2 contains the following coding sequences:
- a CDS encoding methyl-accepting chemotaxis protein: MSSEEPLRPTDNSNNAPPDTEESAISRVAQRITPSVIRRNYRAKFVISILLVVVVLAAVGGVNYASAEATVEQDAEQQLTSTVDMHADSINEWAVSMETHTRSVSSTQALSGTDAGTAEGELIQKQAQLPVDVRAIHLVDTASGEVVTSTSPALRGESVNGVEAPWSDVEPGVDLTSSNDVWNSPTAYKSSAMGDQVMAFASPVAGEESRIVVLVGTLEYRVDNLRQLHADQETMIVGADGETILSSGGDALNADDEVVAELGASRDGTAFDRGDDEVAAYASTGDKEWVAVTTVPTAQAFAASDAVGTSVLTVIGAGLLALAVVGLALSRQTVGPLRDLRDRAERMESGDLSVDLETNRIDEIGRLYGSFSAMRDSLSSKIDEAETAQEAAEAERERMAERNDRLQSTADDYGETMREAADGDLTARMHTDADDEAMTAIAEEFNGMIAEIERTYARLTAFADEVAAASEQATASAEEVAETASEVAGSVDEISQGAADQSESLAEVSGEMSDLSATIEEVASSSDQVAEAAARTAEAGNRGQDAAEDAINEMEATEETVEEAVTAIHALDNEVSEVDQLIDRITEIAEQTNILALNANIEAARSDGEAGKGFEVVAEEIKTLSDEVKDTAETAESRIDAIRERMDQSTSEVESTSEQIDDAAERVEAAVNDLEHIADLADETNNGVQEISDVTEEQAASTEEVVSMADEVATISEETASEADNVAAAAEEQTTSLTEVSKSISSLSEQATQLSATLDRFETDADLDQAVNTELGSNQPIAADGGKSGRG; the protein is encoded by the coding sequence CGGCCTACCGACAACTCGAACAACGCACCACCCGATACCGAAGAGTCGGCGATCAGCCGCGTCGCGCAGCGGATCACACCAAGCGTGATCCGACGCAACTACCGCGCGAAGTTCGTCATCTCGATCCTCCTTGTTGTGGTCGTCCTCGCGGCCGTCGGCGGTGTGAACTACGCGAGCGCCGAAGCCACAGTCGAGCAAGACGCAGAACAGCAGCTCACCTCGACCGTAGACATGCACGCCGACTCGATCAACGAGTGGGCAGTCTCGATGGAGACGCACACCAGATCCGTCTCGTCGACGCAAGCACTCTCCGGGACTGACGCCGGCACCGCCGAAGGAGAGTTGATACAGAAGCAGGCACAGCTCCCAGTAGACGTGCGAGCGATCCACCTCGTCGACACAGCCAGCGGGGAGGTCGTCACGAGTACGTCGCCCGCCCTTCGCGGTGAGTCGGTCAACGGGGTCGAGGCTCCGTGGAGCGATGTCGAGCCGGGCGTCGACCTCACCTCATCGAACGACGTGTGGAACTCGCCGACCGCCTACAAGTCAAGCGCCATGGGCGATCAGGTGATGGCGTTCGCCAGCCCGGTCGCCGGCGAAGAGTCGCGCATCGTTGTGCTGGTCGGGACCTTGGAGTACCGGGTCGATAACCTCCGACAGCTCCACGCCGACCAGGAGACGATGATCGTCGGCGCGGACGGCGAGACGATCCTCTCCAGCGGCGGTGACGCGCTGAACGCCGACGACGAGGTCGTCGCCGAGCTTGGCGCGTCCCGCGACGGGACCGCCTTCGACCGCGGCGACGACGAGGTGGCGGCGTACGCCTCGACTGGGGACAAGGAGTGGGTCGCTGTCACCACCGTCCCGACCGCGCAGGCCTTCGCCGCGAGCGACGCGGTCGGCACGAGTGTCCTGACGGTGATCGGTGCCGGGCTGCTCGCGCTCGCCGTCGTCGGGCTCGCGCTGAGCCGCCAGACGGTCGGGCCGCTGCGCGACCTCCGCGACCGCGCGGAGCGCATGGAGAGCGGGGACCTCTCGGTTGATCTGGAAACGAACCGGATCGACGAGATCGGCCGGCTGTACGGGTCCTTCAGCGCAATGCGCGACTCTCTCAGCAGCAAGATCGACGAGGCTGAGACCGCACAGGAGGCCGCCGAGGCCGAGCGCGAGCGGATGGCGGAGCGGAACGACCGCTTACAGTCGACCGCCGACGACTACGGCGAGACGATGCGGGAGGCCGCCGACGGCGACCTCACCGCACGAATGCACACTGACGCAGACGACGAGGCGATGACGGCGATCGCCGAAGAATTCAACGGAATGATCGCGGAGATCGAGCGGACGTACGCCCGTCTCACCGCGTTCGCTGACGAGGTTGCTGCCGCGTCAGAGCAGGCGACGGCCTCTGCCGAGGAGGTAGCCGAGACGGCTTCCGAGGTCGCCGGATCGGTCGACGAGATATCACAGGGAGCCGCAGACCAGAGCGAGTCGCTGGCCGAGGTGAGCGGCGAGATGAGCGACCTCTCCGCGACGATCGAGGAGGTCGCCTCCTCGTCCGACCAGGTCGCTGAGGCCGCCGCACGGACAGCGGAAGCGGGCAACCGCGGGCAGGATGCCGCCGAAGACGCCATCAACGAGATGGAAGCAACCGAGGAAACTGTCGAAGAAGCAGTTACAGCAATCCACGCGCTTGACAACGAGGTCAGCGAGGTAGACCAGTTGATAGACCGGATCACAGAGATTGCGGAACAGACGAACATCCTCGCGTTGAACGCCAACATCGAGGCAGCCCGCTCCGACGGCGAGGCCGGTAAGGGATTCGAGGTAGTGGCAGAAGAGATCAAGACGCTATCTGACGAGGTGAAAGATACGGCAGAGACCGCAGAGTCCCGCATCGACGCGATCCGAGAGCGGATGGATCAGTCGACATCCGAAGTCGAATCGACGAGCGAGCAGATCGATGATGCCGCAGAGCGCGTCGAGGCTGCCGTCAACGATCTTGAACACATTGCCGACTTGGCGGACGAGACCAACAACGGAGTCCAAGAAATCTCCGACGTGACCGAAGAGCAGGCCGCCTCCACCGAGGAAGTTGTCTCCATGGCCGACGAGGTAGCGACAATCAGCGAAGAGACGGCGTCCGAGGCAGACAATGTGGCCGCGGCCGCAGAGGAGCAGACCACCTCGCTCACAGAGGTCTCGAAGTCCATCTCCTCACTCTCCGAACAGGCCACTCAGCTCTCGGCAACTCTCGACAGATTCGAGACAGACGCAGACTTAGATCAAGCAGTAAACACTGAATTGGGCTCTAACCAACCCATAGCCGCCGATGGAGGGAAAAGCGGACGCGGTTAA
- a CDS encoding TRAM domain-containing protein → MIEISDSLRTLFSAQIEERDGSYVVDVPASEIEHDALAADETYRVAILASESSTGQKTQQEQHHSAAQETPPTSDGPPVDEGEVRDVTIETTGDQGDGIAKVERGYVVIVPGGQPGDEPTVEIDQVQENVAFASIVEHDSRAL, encoded by the coding sequence ATGATCGAGATCTCCGATTCGCTTCGTACTCTGTTCAGTGCTCAAATCGAAGAACGTGACGGGTCATATGTCGTGGACGTTCCCGCGAGTGAAATCGAACATGATGCGCTTGCTGCCGACGAAACGTACCGCGTCGCGATCTTGGCGTCAGAATCCTCGACAGGCCAGAAGACTCAGCAAGAGCAACACCACTCGGCTGCTCAAGAAACACCTCCGACGTCGGACGGTCCTCCTGTGGATGAGGGTGAGGTCCGTGACGTGACGATCGAGACGACCGGCGATCAAGGAGACGGGATCGCGAAGGTTGAACGCGGCTACGTCGTGATCGTCCCTGGTGGACAACCAGGTGATGAGCCAACGGTCGAGATCGATCAAGTCCAAGAGAACGTTGCGTTTGCCAGCATCGTCGAACACGACTCACGGGCGCTCTAA
- a CDS encoding ATP-binding domain-containing protein produces MEYLSASSVSESDPGGEAELKVWNRLKRAFDKNERGVLYHQYPIIQKGGNRFDRKPDFVLLHEDMGLVILECKGYTIDQIDRIEGDTWILEGVTQKTASPLEQARDQGFHLQSYFQRESQLRSDGECIVSMTPIVLLPNIERSEWEERGFTGPTAPRVVTGDELGAQTLRERLDELPSFDSLSKEEYEVARAVLSCGQPISGSHGSPPKDPTTRGEYYDMVTTGIRELDMRQQEIGLRIPPGPQQIRGIAGSGKTVLVAMKAARMLSDPDEWAPNVETPRIALTFSTKSLYNHITTLTERFYQRFGGESLDEADAEIDILHGWGGGQTGDGVYYRVVNEVDGVHYRNYSDAKSAFPDADDEQEAVAGEILEAAEGEIPDLWDAILVDEAQDFGPQFLNLCLESLTDANRLIWAYDEAQDLGSLEAPSPKNLFGTDDDGNALLDLSGTYKNGPQKTYIMRKAYRSPHQLLMTAHALGMGLKRDDGPVQMITRQDGWENLGYDIDGDFRKIGSEAVLTRPPENSPHPLQDEYPPEKHITHRSFASKADEIEWVAEQLRRDIFENGLDPEELLVIPLSGQRRNGTGNREFCKSELEHALDEFDIELNVAWPEEDSSSSDDEKAFKQPGEVTLSGINRAKGNEAASVYVMGADSTAEETWRGSELQRRNQLFVALTRSRAWCTVTGTNPGSPFHREVETVLAEVQKDSPTISFEVPESRDLDHELEEDTEDLVDTGIDDFL; encoded by the coding sequence ATGGAATACCTCTCTGCCTCGTCAGTCTCTGAATCCGATCCTGGAGGCGAAGCTGAACTCAAAGTGTGGAACCGCCTCAAACGAGCGTTTGATAAGAACGAGAGAGGCGTCCTCTACCACCAGTATCCGATTATCCAGAAAGGCGGGAACCGATTCGATCGCAAGCCGGATTTCGTACTGCTCCATGAGGATATGGGGCTAGTTATACTCGAATGTAAGGGGTACACGATAGACCAGATCGATCGGATTGAGGGTGATACGTGGATTCTAGAAGGTGTTACCCAGAAAACCGCAAGCCCTCTTGAGCAAGCACGCGATCAAGGGTTCCACCTACAATCGTATTTCCAGCGGGAATCCCAACTTCGGTCGGACGGAGAATGTATCGTCTCGATGACGCCGATCGTCCTACTGCCGAACATTGAGCGGTCTGAGTGGGAAGAGCGAGGGTTCACCGGGCCGACTGCGCCGAGAGTCGTTACTGGTGACGAGTTGGGTGCCCAAACCCTCCGTGAGCGGCTCGACGAGCTCCCGAGCTTCGATTCACTAAGTAAAGAGGAGTATGAGGTCGCCAGAGCGGTCCTCAGTTGTGGCCAGCCAATCAGCGGCTCTCACGGCAGTCCACCAAAGGATCCCACCACGCGAGGCGAGTACTACGACATGGTGACCACCGGGATTCGTGAATTAGATATGCGGCAACAGGAGATCGGGCTGCGGATCCCGCCGGGCCCACAACAGATTCGAGGGATCGCTGGGTCAGGAAAAACGGTTCTCGTCGCGATGAAAGCAGCTCGGATGCTCAGCGACCCCGATGAGTGGGCACCGAACGTCGAAACACCACGGATCGCGCTGACATTCAGTACAAAAAGCCTTTACAACCACATCACCACCCTCACGGAACGATTTTATCAGCGCTTCGGTGGTGAGTCACTCGACGAGGCTGACGCAGAGATCGATATCCTCCATGGGTGGGGCGGCGGCCAAACTGGGGATGGAGTCTACTATCGCGTCGTCAATGAGGTTGATGGCGTTCACTATCGGAACTATTCGGATGCCAAGTCGGCATTCCCGGACGCTGACGATGAACAAGAGGCTGTTGCGGGAGAGATACTTGAGGCAGCGGAAGGAGAGATCCCGGATCTCTGGGATGCGATTTTGGTCGATGAAGCGCAAGACTTCGGACCACAGTTCCTGAATCTGTGTCTGGAATCGCTCACAGACGCTAATCGACTCATTTGGGCCTATGATGAGGCCCAAGATCTCGGAAGTTTGGAAGCACCGAGTCCGAAGAACCTGTTCGGGACCGATGACGACGGGAATGCGCTTCTTGATCTGAGTGGGACCTACAAGAACGGCCCACAGAAGACCTACATTATGCGGAAGGCGTACCGGTCGCCCCATCAACTTCTAATGACTGCCCACGCACTGGGGATGGGGCTCAAGCGGGACGATGGGCCGGTCCAAATGATTACTCGGCAAGATGGTTGGGAGAACCTCGGCTATGATATTGACGGTGACTTCCGTAAAATCGGGAGCGAAGCTGTTCTGACGAGGCCACCAGAGAACTCTCCACACCCTCTTCAAGACGAGTACCCACCAGAGAAGCATATCACGCACCGATCGTTCGCATCAAAAGCAGATGAAATCGAGTGGGTCGCTGAGCAACTCCGTCGGGATATCTTCGAAAACGGACTGGATCCCGAGGAGCTGCTCGTAATTCCACTAAGCGGTCAACGGAGAAACGGGACGGGCAATCGAGAGTTCTGTAAATCAGAGCTTGAACACGCACTCGATGAGTTCGACATTGAACTGAACGTAGCCTGGCCCGAGGAGGACTCGTCATCAAGTGATGATGAAAAAGCGTTCAAGCAGCCTGGCGAGGTCACACTATCCGGCATCAATCGGGCGAAAGGCAACGAGGCAGCTTCGGTTTATGTTATGGGTGCCGATTCGACGGCAGAGGAGACATGGCGTGGCTCCGAACTACAACGGCGGAATCAGCTCTTCGTAGCTCTGACGCGGTCGCGTGCGTGGTGTACAGTGACTGGCACAAATCCGGGGTCTCCGTTCCACAGGGAGGTTGAGACAGTGTTAGCGGAGGTCCAGAAGGATTCACCGACGATCTCATTTGAAGTTCCGGAGAGCCGGGACTTAGATCATGAACTCGAAGAAGACACGGAAGACTTAGTCGACACTGGAATCGACGATTTCCTCTAG
- a CDS encoding UvrD-helicase domain-containing protein: MDPDQASSWDEYQRSLESKQNETLFSLLPGPLKTAVYGDLVTEIAHADERRTNAEQRFKELKQQTRSLTSNLEESLRACRHRGEPLPEEARNAVPDIRDSRAQIGGLLEEHTRFLTAAEQSTLRELQADLDDHVAYLQSKKQFDAGVTEVRDNLTTLETDVDAACDGSSILSADAEEDLLKRITQTQQLLAPVKPDSSETPLTEPDFQTIGNIADRLDSLRSQVEEYNSAYVSDRYETVYRKAVRLYKDLQEDVAASQEQGDPLPEPGPELLDRVGAMLQSITELRGPQAEAVLTSEQVENLDSVQSGLQSYHKFINSKHTFDSQIDDLEAQVTEIDSDVTDPETRESYLTTLEKDALTSSIEEITTAILSFDKQVSLELLAEREITRLNKLKRRVSRLEDRIETVNEQFVERKREQYADLFSGFGEENLALNSEQELAVYRNDIHNQVIAGAGTGKTFSLSCRVKYLVKEGVSEDDILTLTFTRKAADEMGERLDEMFDITGVETSTLHSFGNRTLNEVDPTLVQIEDQSRLREVSRFIRALRANDAEFESHYEAFLDIYAEENLSDESDTRKDFVESIRYSSGTTLRGEEVESRFDEEQDVHTSIADWLFKHELDYRYRQYAAWAGNPNNEAYIPDFTLPSLDLYIEYIPSEATRQRKRWYEQCPTADEISTIFEGTDKTYLVIDGDEVAPNQVTRYLADQLSARGIDSASPLSGAELRDAVYEHNILTREIESHFADFVKKAKTNQQNPRDHLEALDRERDPELYHFSHAATRVLEVYNDRYEEYNAYDFVDMIVMATAAIESGEAGEMARFKHVMVDEFQDLNLVQIEFIQALLTQHEDARLFAVGDDWQSIYGFKGARPDYFIDFEEHFPHDTKTELETNYRCPPSVVQAGNTLIQNNDAKTSKTVRANKSLETTPQVHLVPGSTEFQYKQNAVTRLVKLVTNSIRRNPDRDPSDIMVLARNEEGSPFIRDVSRELQKRDIELGAGSGVEVTTAHQSKGKEAEHVIIANAAGDMSDGFPPTEGDRNLTTLVEMNTGSHLDEERRLFYVALTRAEERLDIQSRAGQQSPFLGEIQDHVAVESAGADWTADRETVTVTVADEREAEPYWETRQVGEVTIDKEYSVNFAIADDATEQPLLDDGAEYRLEDVKIGEYNGQPQLQIDSETTVTARSASQHR, translated from the coding sequence ATGGACCCCGATCAAGCATCCTCATGGGACGAATACCAGCGTAGCCTTGAGTCGAAGCAAAATGAGACACTGTTTTCGTTGTTGCCCGGTCCGCTGAAAACGGCCGTCTATGGAGACCTTGTCACTGAGATCGCGCACGCTGATGAACGGAGAACGAACGCCGAGCAGCGCTTCAAAGAGCTGAAACAGCAAACCCGATCTCTAACCTCGAATCTTGAGGAATCCCTTCGTGCGTGTCGCCACCGGGGTGAACCTCTCCCGGAAGAAGCACGGAATGCGGTCCCAGATATTCGGGATTCTCGTGCCCAGATAGGTGGCCTGCTGGAAGAGCACACACGATTTCTCACGGCGGCTGAGCAATCTACACTGCGTGAGCTACAGGCTGATTTGGACGATCACGTCGCATATCTCCAATCGAAGAAGCAATTTGATGCGGGGGTGACCGAAGTTCGGGATAACCTGACTACACTCGAAACCGACGTCGACGCAGCTTGCGATGGTAGTTCGATTTTGTCTGCTGATGCTGAGGAGGACCTCCTGAAACGGATTACTCAAACCCAACAATTGCTTGCGCCGGTCAAGCCGGACTCGTCGGAGACACCGCTTACCGAACCGGATTTCCAAACGATTGGCAATATCGCTGATCGGCTTGACTCACTCCGGTCACAGGTTGAAGAGTACAATTCGGCGTACGTTTCGGACCGCTATGAAACGGTGTATCGGAAGGCTGTCCGGCTCTACAAGGATCTTCAGGAAGATGTAGCAGCGTCTCAAGAGCAGGGCGACCCACTCCCCGAACCCGGACCCGAACTACTCGATCGGGTTGGCGCTATGCTCCAATCGATTACAGAGCTTAGAGGGCCGCAAGCTGAAGCTGTGCTGACGAGTGAGCAGGTGGAGAACCTCGATTCTGTTCAGTCAGGTCTCCAGAGCTACCATAAGTTCATCAACTCAAAGCACACGTTTGATTCGCAGATCGACGACTTGGAAGCCCAGGTTACTGAGATAGACTCGGACGTGACAGACCCGGAGACACGGGAGTCGTATCTCACGACACTTGAGAAAGACGCACTCACCTCGTCGATAGAGGAGATTACAACAGCTATTCTCAGCTTCGACAAGCAAGTCTCCTTGGAGTTGCTCGCAGAACGTGAAATAACCCGTCTAAATAAGCTTAAGCGGCGGGTTTCGCGGTTAGAAGATCGGATCGAAACCGTCAACGAGCAATTTGTCGAGCGCAAGCGGGAGCAGTACGCGGACCTGTTTAGTGGCTTTGGCGAGGAGAATCTCGCCCTCAATTCGGAGCAGGAACTCGCCGTATACCGGAACGATATCCACAACCAAGTGATTGCCGGCGCGGGTACTGGAAAGACGTTTTCGCTATCGTGTCGGGTCAAGTATCTCGTCAAAGAGGGTGTCTCCGAAGACGATATTCTCACGCTGACGTTCACGCGAAAGGCAGCCGATGAAATGGGAGAGCGGCTGGACGAGATGTTCGATATCACTGGTGTCGAGACATCGACGCTCCATTCGTTCGGTAATCGGACACTCAATGAAGTCGACCCGACGCTCGTCCAGATCGAAGATCAGAGTCGACTCCGCGAAGTGAGTCGGTTCATCCGTGCGCTGCGGGCCAATGATGCTGAGTTCGAGTCTCACTATGAGGCATTTCTCGATATCTATGCCGAAGAGAATCTCAGCGATGAGTCCGATACACGGAAAGACTTCGTCGAGTCCATCCGGTATAGCTCTGGGACGACGCTTCGGGGGGAGGAAGTTGAATCTCGATTCGATGAAGAACAAGATGTCCACACCAGTATCGCCGACTGGCTGTTCAAACACGAGCTCGACTACCGATACCGTCAGTATGCGGCGTGGGCGGGGAATCCGAACAACGAAGCATATATTCCCGATTTCACACTGCCTAGCTTGGATCTCTACATCGAGTACATCCCCTCCGAAGCAACCCGACAGCGGAAGCGGTGGTACGAGCAATGCCCAACAGCCGATGAAATCTCGACCATCTTCGAAGGGACTGACAAAACTTATCTCGTAATCGATGGTGACGAGGTCGCACCGAACCAAGTTACCCGTTATCTTGCTGACCAACTCTCAGCGCGTGGGATTGATTCAGCGAGCCCGCTCAGTGGAGCGGAACTTCGAGATGCGGTCTACGAACACAACATTCTGACACGAGAAATCGAATCCCACTTCGCCGACTTCGTCAAGAAGGCCAAGACCAACCAACAGAATCCTCGTGACCATCTTGAGGCGCTTGATCGCGAGCGTGACCCCGAGCTGTACCACTTTAGCCATGCTGCGACGCGGGTCCTCGAAGTGTACAACGACCGGTACGAGGAGTACAACGCGTACGACTTCGTGGACATGATTGTGATGGCGACAGCGGCGATCGAAAGCGGAGAGGCGGGCGAGATGGCCCGGTTCAAGCACGTCATGGTCGACGAGTTCCAGGACCTCAATCTCGTCCAGATTGAATTCATCCAAGCGCTGCTCACCCAACACGAGGATGCCAGGCTGTTCGCAGTCGGTGACGACTGGCAGAGTATCTACGGATTCAAAGGAGCGCGGCCCGACTACTTCATCGACTTTGAAGAACACTTCCCGCACGACACAAAGACCGAATTAGAAACGAACTATCGGTGCCCTCCGAGTGTTGTTCAGGCCGGCAACACCCTGATTCAGAACAACGACGCGAAGACGTCGAAGACAGTTAGAGCGAACAAGTCGCTGGAGACCACGCCGCAAGTACATCTTGTTCCCGGCTCTACTGAGTTCCAGTACAAGCAGAACGCTGTCACAAGGCTGGTCAAACTCGTGACTAACTCGATTCGTCGCAACCCAGACCGTGATCCATCGGACATCATGGTCCTCGCCCGGAACGAGGAGGGCTCGCCGTTCATTCGGGATGTCTCAAGAGAGCTCCAGAAGCGTGATATCGAGCTCGGTGCGGGGTCCGGTGTTGAGGTAACCACCGCTCACCAATCAAAAGGGAAAGAGGCTGAACACGTCATCATCGCCAACGCTGCTGGCGATATGAGTGACGGGTTCCCGCCAACGGAGGGCGACCGAAATCTGACGACGTTGGTTGAGATGAATACCGGATCGCACCTCGACGAGGAACGACGGTTATTCTATGTTGCGCTTACTCGCGCGGAAGAGCGGTTAGATATTCAATCACGGGCTGGACAGCAATCTCCGTTTTTGGGTGAGATTCAGGACCACGTCGCCGTGGAGTCTGCGGGTGCCGATTGGACTGCTGATCGGGAAACAGTCACTGTCACCGTTGCGGATGAACGTGAAGCCGAACCGTACTGGGAGACCCGGCAAGTTGGGGAAGTGACGATCGACAAAGAGTATTCGGTCAACTTCGCCATCGCCGATGATGCGACGGAGCAACCTCTCCTTGACGATGGGGCTGAGTATCGATTAGAAGACGTGAAGATCGGTGAGTACAACGGGCAACCTCAGCTTCAAATTGATTCAGAGACGACCGTTACGGCCCGGTCTGCGTCACAACATCGCTGA